The stretch of DNA CCAGCGCCAACAATCTAGATCAATACATGAAAAGCTTAGCGGTCTTCCATTTTGTACAACTCGTGACACCTATTCATTAGAGATCgccataaaaatacaaaaacagacCCACAAACACTCATGGTAACAGCATGCGTGGATTCCATGCCCAATGATGAATACGGAGACATGGAGAAGAAAAGCCACAAGACGCTTTGCACACAAACAGGACGACGACACCAGCCATGGAAGTAGATGAACATACAGGGATATTTACACGACATATAATCACTGGATACTGGACGACAGGTACCTGATTCAGCACTAAGGTGGCTGAGCTGAACATACGGGACTGAGAGCACAGAGGAACAAAGGGAGAGGACATACGTAAAAAACACAAGTTAGTGAGTATAGAGCGAAAGGTCTCCACGACGCGCCGCTGCTGCgttacccatatatatatatattcagtcaTTTAAGGAAAACGTGGTATACAGGTTTATATGATTGAAGAAAAGCAGGGGTAGCCAGAGATAACCTGCTTAATGatacaaaaaaatggaataaaatgtttcacGTCACTCAGAGTAGGTTTTTTGAGAGGGCCACACCGGACAGTTTACTTACTGTATCCCATCCCTTGGACAAAGTACTTGAGGGCTTCTGCCAGCTTCCCAGGCTACAGAAAACAGGGAAAGTAATAAGCATTTTATTACAACGGTGCATTTATCAGCTTTATCTAAAAGGATCATTGAATGGATTTAATGCATCAATTTAGCGATGTAATAATTCTCAATTAACCTGATTTAccaataatttaatgtattactTTATTAGTTCAATGGATTAATGTTTTCACTAATGTATTTATAACTTCTTTACTAAATGcatcatttacatatatttgccaaatatttaatgtattgatcaatactttaaatacttaaaaaaacattaaacaactTTTGTTGCATACAATTTGTCAGAAGATTCGTATTGCGTTTTGTAGcaccatattctgcagtgctggtcaataaaagaaatataaaaataacaaaatatagcaTAACGCTATACATACCTGAACGGCTTGTGGTAATCCACCGCAATCTGccatctgggggggggggaaataaaacAGGCAAGATTTATTAtagaaaaagtatttaaaacatgtttcttCTGGTAAAATATGTAAGATGTTGGGTTACGGTAAACTGGAAATTACCTTTAACAAAGTTGTTCTTGTGGGGTCTAGTCTGGAATTGCACTCAACCTGGAGATTAGAAGGAAAATGCACATTACATACACACTTTTGATCAGGTTTCAGAATAGTAAAGTTTCAGTTGGGTGATAATAAAGAATCCTCCCAAACGCTTTTCCCCCTTTCCCCCATCCTGGTCCTAAATGCTGCGCGGATGCGTTCAGCTGAACACCTTCCAGAACGCATTATACTTCCCTCCAGCGACGGCTCGGCGTACGCCGCATGCAGGGGTCTATTCAGACCTCAACGCGTACATAAAatcaatggcagcactttcctgccaacaAATCactgcttaaagcagccaacgCAGCGGCAAACATAGTTACACCACGGAGGAGGATGGCAgtagaattcacataaaacataCCTGTATAGTACTTCAATAAGCATTTTCTATagtggggtgtcagggacattatatCCCTTTAAAACAAGAGCGTTCTCTCTGTGAAGTGGCATTCAGCGGCAAAAGTAGTATTTTCCCCCGGGGTATGGCAGGCTTGGCATTCTGTAGACTGCTGCTGAACAATCACCGGTGAGCGACAGCAAAACTGCCTGCATAGGGCGCTCTTTATCAGCACAACAGTAGTTCTGATAATAGCGCTTATACAAAATAGAGTCTTACAAATTACACGTAACagtcttcttctaaatgcacCCGGGGACGTATTTATCAAGGCAAACTAATCTACATTATTAGACACAGAAGAGTGTGCATTTTACAGACAAAGGCTCCTGTCCATTGTAAGTAATGTAACATACCACAGCATCGACAGCAGGGGAATTGTCACCGACTACCAATAAGGCCGGACatctggaacaaaaaaaataaataaatagattttaacTTTCATCTGAAATAAAGCAGTAGAATCAGTATCACCTTATCCCCTACTCATTGCTTATAATATACCATCACATGCTGCTTTAACGGTGCTTCTAaacatgacaaaacaaaaaaaaaaaaaacaagaacaaaaaataacGATATGTGGGATGAAAAACCCAAAAGCTATGATTTTGGCCTCCCATTGAGGGAAGGTTAAGACTCACAAATCCATAGGTGTTTCAGCCATCATAAACCACAGCATAGTCTTTAAAGACTAATCAGGCATCGCACACCTCCCAGACATCATGCCCGTGACTTTGTATATGCGATGTTATGTATACTAGTATAGTTTACACCTCGGCGCACTGAAAACGAGCATACTTAAGAGTACTTCCTGTGTCACCGGAACCGAAGACTGGTCTCTCGATCTCCAGATCTTTGCGGCTGAGGAGGGAGAAACATTTTCGGTTTTAGGCTCATGTGAACATTGCTATCACGGCTGAAAAGCCAAAAGGCCGATTGCAACAGATTCCCCAAAGTCCCAGCATGACCTTGTAGCAGCGACTAAACCGATCAGATTCTGCACGCCGTGTCGGACCACCACCTGCATGACATTCCTATGCACTGCTGGGTGGGCTGCCAACCTCTGTACAGCACCAGCCCTAATGACAGCATCATCTTTGTGAATGTAACAATATACTTTGCATCAGAAAACTGGTGATCCCTTCAATGTTTTAGTGAATAGTTGGATCTTTGTCAGGTtacaggaagaaaagaaaaggggaaaaaaaacaaaaacaaagaaaacataccTGTTGTACGAGTTCACAAACAGTTGTAGGTTTTCTTGGTTAATGTCTTGCGCAATATGCAGTCTGTATGTTTGGATCAAATCCAGATTGGACTGTAGTTCATCCTaaataaagaaacacatttcAATAGTACTTAGCCGAAGGACTTTATTACAAGAATCAACACATCACGCAACTCTTACATTTAAGGCAGTTGGGAGATTTAGAGCtagataccattgtttttagaatgcttaaaaaaaactccatcaatttttatttttttagttgaaTACTGGGAAGTATAAATGGTGGGAATGTCAAAAAGTAAGCTTTGGGTACTTCTGTTAGTCATTCAAAGCACCTTaaaataaaggagaaaaaaatatccgCCATCATCGGCCTGCAGGGTACTGCCGGCCGTCACGATGCGAGGTTTGGAAGGCATGACCTAAAGATGTATTTTCAATCTGGCTTTGCTATacccacatatttatttatgcctCGGTGGACACGAGAACATTTATAGAAAGTTAAGAACACTCAAAGCGAGATGGAAAAGACCCCATAACACCACAAACGCAATTACTCACGTAGCCAAAGAGGTGCGTAAGCACAGTGTCTACTACATTGGTTGTCCATCCAGAGAGCTAGAAAAAGATACATACAGCAAGTTACTACTAGAACAGATCGgaacttttatattatatatatatatatatatatatatatatatatatatatatatatatatatacacacacacctatatattatatacacacacatatacatagactaaataaatgtatactaATGGATGGAAGTATTGACTAATGCATTGCACATGGTGCCAACGGCCTTGGTCGCTTTATCATCTATACATCTGCTGACAAACCATTTTAGcacaaaatattctttaaattgAGGCTATAACATTAATTGATTAAAATGTACCAGGTTTGTTAAGGGttataaaaggtttttttttcttcttcagtaaTTAGAAAATAAACCCAGCCCTAATTTttgactgcccccccccacaccatttgATAATTTTATGTGCATGATGTCATGCTTTGAAGATTGCATTACATCGTTCAATACGTCTTTAAATGTTATGGCTCTGTACAAATCCTCTGAATATGAAATGGTACCGTCTTCTACGACATGGTGTGCGGGGAAACAATtaagcaaaaatatattgaagTAGTGTCTGAACAGAAATGTGGCGTCCCCGtaatttattttccagcactgttACTCTCTGGTCATCATTTGTACCTGGAACATgaattaaaaatcacacacaacatttttttttttttacaattagtCATTTTCTGTTATTGTACCTTAGTGGCTGCCCAGTCGATCCATCCTTTGGAGCACGGATCAACATTGATTAGTACCAGACCCTCGACCAAGTCTGGATAATTCAGCTGGAAAAGGGGGAGAAAAATAAGTCATTTTCTGGACGGCACGGTTCGCTGAAAGTCATGAAATTTCTTTAAGAtgctttcaatatttaaaagaattttccTCTCCTATATTTCAGATCCCCCTATTAGGAAGCAGAATGTATGTACGGGAATATGTATGAGGATATGTATGAAGAGTATTACAGGATTGAATTTTGATATCAGCttgataatgtaatatattgcattttttgtatactctattatactttatttatgaatgaactttgtttttgtctgttttaatgtttaatgtttgttaatgaaatatttaataaagcatgaataaaaaaaaaaaaaaaaaaaaaaaaaaaaaagaattttcctTTGGTGGGGATCTTTTCGTCGATGTCATTTGGAGACATTTGGGTTTATTTAGTTAATAGACTATTTTATATTCAGGAAGAGAACTCACTGCAAACTTGGACAGCACGTAGGCACCGGCTCCAACACCAATTCCAATGATGCTTTTTATGCTGAAACAGAGCAGAGCGTTTCATTGTAAATAAGCGCAATTAGTCACGTTTTTTGTGTGGCTGCAGGACATCGTTCCAACGTCTACATACTTAGGAGCAAGATATTTCTTTCCTTATTTTAAGAGACAGCGAGCTTGCGTTTTGCGTATTCACAAGACGTAGAATGTAACTGCGACTTCATCCTTAAACATGGGAGGCGTATTATACAGTTATACCCAAAGGCACTACCCTGGGTTACGTTTATGAAGAGCATGGGTTACAAACTAGGACGTGGTCTTcatacagcccccccccccccatcatcacAAAAAGTGCCCATTGAGACAAAAATCTGTTTCAGTTTAACTTACTGCAATTAC from Spea bombifrons isolate aSpeBom1 chromosome 13, aSpeBom1.2.pri, whole genome shotgun sequence encodes:
- the NDRG3 gene encoding protein NDRG3 isoform X2, giving the protein MDELQDVQLTEIKPLLNDKSTGQSFEDFDGQEHNIETAHGVLHITMRGNPKGNRPVILTYHDIGLNHKSCFNTFFNFEDMHEITQHFAVCHVDAPGQQEGAPSFPSGYQYPTMDELAEMMSAVLTHLSIKSIIGIGVGAGAYVLSKFALNYPDLVEGLVLINVDPCSKGWIDWAATKLSGWTTNVVDTVLTHLFGYDELQSNLDLIQTYRLHIAQDINQENLQLFVNSYNSRKDLEIERPVFGSGDTGSTLKCPALLVVGDNSPAVDAVVECNSRLDPTRTTLLKMADCGGLPQAVQPGKLAEALKYFVQGMGYMPSAGMTRLVRSRTHSSSSCGSSEMPRSRSHTSNTQLETTAGTATINEAPQTMELSC
- the NDRG3 gene encoding protein NDRG3 isoform X1 — translated: MDELQDVQLTEIKPLLNDKSTGQSFEDFDGQEHNIETAHGVLHITMRGNPKGNRPVILTYHDIGLNHKSCFNTFFNFEDMHEITQHFAVCHVDAPGQQEGAPSFPSGYQYPTMDELAEMMSAVLTHLSIKSIIGIGVGAGAYVLSKFALNYPDLVEGLVLINVDPCSKGWIDWAATKLSGWTTNVVDTVLTHLFGYDELQSNLDLIQTYRLHIAQDINQENLQLFVNSYNSRKDLEIERPVFGSGDTGSTLKCPALLVVGDNSPAVDAVVECNSRLDPTRTTLLKMADCGGLPQAVQPGKLAEALKYFVQGMGYIPYVQLSHLSAESVPSAGMTRLVRSRTHSSSSCGSSEMPRSRSHTSNTQLETTAGTATINEAPQTMELSC